A single genomic interval of Pyrus communis chromosome 5, drPyrComm1.1, whole genome shotgun sequence harbors:
- the LOC137734337 gene encoding uncharacterized protein — MEFFNWYIIWLMILFSLSSPSPSFMQASNGYDPLSLTNFLHDYANASLRNLHTGTLYNISLPANFSGMEASFVRILSAKFWSRGANFSSFYIPPKVIPIPSGRRLAIVFENLGNWSSLYYKVSNYTLVAPVVGFMAYDSPSGTVIGNQKLTFTADGDPITIRFPHIDAAQGENMTRKCVQFGDWGTFEITNMTSENECITRGIGHFSIVVASPPTPAPAPGKKKRNRKWFVVGIVFGLAFLGLVMIVTFKLLTRRKLKSMEKQSEKDVAFDTFWVGRSKMPSASMTRTQPYLEHEYVP; from the coding sequence ATGGAGTTCTTCAACTGGTACATAATCTGGCTGATGATCTTATTTTCTCTGTCATCGCCATCACCGTCATTCATGCAAGCCTCCAATGGCTATGATCCTTTGTCCTTGACAAATTTTCTCCATGATTATGCAAATGCAAGCCTAAGGAACCTGCACACTGGCACGCTGTACAATATTTCTCTCCCGGCTAATTTTTCTGGCATGGAAGCTTCATTTGTTAGGATCCTTAGTGCAAAGTTTTGGAGTAGAGGTGCAAATTTCAGTTCATTTTATATCCCACCAAAGGTTATACCAATACCTTCTGGCAGAAGGCTAGCTATAGTGTTTGAAAATTTAGGCAATTGGTCTTCACTTTACTACAAAGTATCAAATTACACATTGGTTGCTCCTGTTGTTGGATTCATGGCTTATGATTCTCCAAGTGGAACTGTAATTGGCAACCAGAAGCTCACGTTCACTGCCGACGGTGACCCCATCACAATCCGGTTTCCTCACATTGATGCTGCGCAAGGGGAAAATATGACACGAAAATGTGTCCAATTTGGTGATTGGGGGACCTTTGAGATCACGAACATGACTAGTGAAAATGAGTGCATTACACGTGGTATAGGGCATTTTAGCATTGTTGTTGCATCCCCGCCAACACCAGCACCGGCGCcagggaagaaaaagaggaacCGGAAATGGTTTGTGGTTGGAATTGTGTTTGGGTTAGCATTTTTAGGGTTGGTAATGATAGTCACATTCAAGTTATTGACGAGGAGGAAACTTAAATCTATGGAGAAGCAGTCCGAAAAAGATGTGGCGTTTGATACATTTTGGGTTGGGAGAAGTAAAATGCCTTCTGCATCCATGACTAGAACTCAACCCTACCTTGAACATGAATATGTTCCTTGA
- the LOC137734010 gene encoding protein CURVATURE THYLAKOID 1A, chloroplastic-like translates to MAATASTMAATAVFIPRFPTKPNCYSALPYLPPRLSSSPSSFPLKSFSGSRRLSLPVRASSSDETSPSVDTDELLSDLKEKWDAVENKSTLLLYGGGAIVAVWLSSTVVGAVNSVPLLPKVLELVGLGYTGWFVYRYLLFKSSRKELATDIEALKKKIAGTE, encoded by the exons ATGGCAGCGACAGCCTCAACCATGGCGGCCACCGCCGTCTTCATCCCACGTTTCCCCACCAAACCCAACTGCTACTCCGCCTTACCTTACCTCCCTCCTCGCCTCTCCTCCTCCCCTTCTTCCTTCCCTCTTAAATCCTTCTCAG GGTCCCGGAGGCTTTCTCTTCCGGTCAGAGCTTCATCTTCAGACGAGACATCCCCATCCGTGGACACTGATGAACTTTTATCAGACTTGAAGGAGAAG TGGGATGCAGTTGAAAATAAGTCTACACTACTTCTATATGGAGGTGGGGCGATAGTCGCTGTGTGGTTGTCCTCAACAGTTGTTGGCGCCGTCAATTCAGTGCCACTT CTTCCAAAGGTCCTGGAGTTGGTAGGGCTAGGATACACTGGATGGTTTGTCTACCGTTACCTACTCTTCAAG TCAAGCAGAAAAGAACTAGCTACAGACATTGAAGcgctgaagaagaagattgctgGAACTGAATAG
- the LOC137734048 gene encoding BTB/POZ domain-containing protein POB1-like has product MKELNTDLFDPRTTLMEPDFSRAVTPLADADGDDFAFAFNDSNFSDRQLRIEIMGDTPESRPDSEACTSIADWALHRKRRREDIKKENILDLAECPEEQILNDNQPDMDDCEGCENQDEEPVAMVEESPSGDEAANSNDSDWGMDCSTVVRVKTLHISSPILAAKSPFFYKLFSNGMRESEQRHVTLRISASEEAALMELLNFMYSNTLSTTTAPALLDVLMAADKFEVASCMRYCSRLLRNMTMTPESALLYLELPSSVLMADAVQALTDAAKQYLAVRYKDISKFFEEVMALPLAGIEAIISSDELQVASEDAVYDFVLKWSRTHYPKLEERREILGARLARYIRFPYMTCRKLKKVLTCNDFDHEAASKLVLESLFFKAEAPHRQRILAAEESATLNRRFVERAYKYRPVKVVEFDLPRQQCVVYLDLKREECANLFPSGRVYSQAFHLGGQGFFLSAHCNMDQQSSFHCFGLFLGMQEKGSVSFAVDYEFAARSKPTEEFISKYKGNYTFTGGKAVGYRNLFAIPWTSFMAEDSPFFINGVLHLRAELTIKH; this is encoded by the exons ATGAAGGAATTGAATACGGATCTATTCGACCCGAGAACTACGCTGATGGAACCCGACTTCTCGCGGGCCGTGACGCCGTTGGCCGACGCTGACGGCGACGATTTCGCCTTCGCCTTTAACGACAGTAACTTCTCCGACCGACAGCTTCGGATCGAGATCATGGGTGACACACCCGAGTCCAGACCCGATTCCGAGGCCTGCACCAGTATCGCTGATTGGGCCCTCCACAGGAAGCGGCGGAGAGAAGACATCAAGAAGGAAAACA TTCTGGATCTCGCTGAATGCCCCGAGGAGCAAATCTTGAATGACAACCAGCCTGATATGGATGATTGCGAGGGCTGTGAAAATCAAGATGAGGAACCAGTTGCAATGGTTGAAGAGTCACCTTCAG GGGATGAAGCTGCAAACAGCAATGACTCAGACTGGGGAATGGATTGCTCTACAGTTGTGAGagttaaaacattgcacattaGCTCTCCAATTTTGGCAGCCAAGAGTCCTTTTTTCTATAAG CTCTTTTCAAATGGGATGAGGGAGTCTGAACAGCGACATGTAACCTTGCGAATCAGTGCGTCCG AAGAAGCTGCCCTCATGGAGCTCCTAAATTTTATGTACAGCAATACCTTATCCACCACCACAGCTCCTGCTCTACTGGATGTGTTGATGGCTGCTGACAAATTTGAGGTAGCTTCATGCATGAGGTATTGCAGCCGGCTACTGAGGAATATGACCATGACACCTGAATCTGCGTTGCTTTATCTAGAGCTTCCTTCTAGTGTCTTAATGGCTGACGCAGTCCAGGCATTGACTGATGCTGCAAAGCAGTACCTTGCTGTCCGTTACAAGGACATAAGCAA GTTTTTCGAAGAGGTGATGGCCTTACCCCTAGCTGGAATAGAGGCAATTATATCCAGTGATGAACTCCAGGTTGCATCAGAGGATGCTGTATATGACTTTGTGTTGAAATGGTCTAGGACTCACTACCCTAAGTTGGAGGAAAGGCGAGAAATCTTGGGTGCTCGACTTGCACGCTACATTCGCTTCCCATACATGACTTGTCGAAAGCTGAAAAAGGTCTTAACCTGTAATGATTTTGACCACGAAGCTGCGTCCAAGCTTGTCCTTGAGTCTCTTTTCTTCAAGGCTGAGGCTCCGCACAGGCAGCGAATTCTGGCAGCAGAAGAGTCTGCTACCTTGAATCGTCGGTTTGTGGAGCGGGCATACAAGTATCGCCCTGTTAAGGTGGTGGAATTTGATCTTCCCAGACAGCAGTGTGTGGTGTACCTGGACTTGAAGCGAGAGGAGTGTGCAAATTTATTCCCATCCGGACGGGTATATTCTCAGGCATTCCACTTGGGTGGGCAAGGGTTCTTCCTCTCTGCGCATTGCAACATGGACCAGCAGAGTTCTTTCCATTGTTTTGGGCTGTTTTTGGGGATGCAGGAAAAAGGGTCAGTGAGTTTTGCAGTGGACTACGAATTTGCAGCGAGATCAAAGCCGACTGAGGAATTCATTAGCAAATACAAAGGCAACTACACATTTACAGGGGGCAAGGCAGTAGGGTACCGTAACTTATTTGCCATACCATGGACTTCATTCATGGCCGAGGATAGTCCTTTCTTCATAAATGGCGTCCTTCATCTTCGAGCGGAGCTTACCATCAAACACTGA